One window of the Lepeophtheirus salmonis chromosome 7, UVic_Lsal_1.4, whole genome shotgun sequence genome contains the following:
- the LOC121121260 gene encoding protein polybromo-1 isoform X2 → MSAHLFNESGQMQEVEIPDIFDVLEGGEDENAVKFLLGFSGEEEGTGSTPGSNVIVTQNNVVLHPAPANPSGGVLVSLAPSAASAVMKGNEEDEDMVEALAGVTGGGIRKRDTSGLRAIYSCDSCGKSFTTKFNLKRHINMHCHKSKEAGVPIQGPPSASAPSRKKSTGTQGRPPGSTNHHNNLIKPLNQNNNDSTSNKSVIDKLVHNLTPVVQENPSVVSPTTVLSPIVTQEVSQAQLTNTNVIKVPGPSAIQLPQQPVPITIMNNNHTKMNGSNISSTPSHNGLDNSQLVNVIANTNHLLRNTSIPAIVSSITISGGPNNAVVTTIIPTGFNTISTTCMANTATTTTTSMTPGVVSSSIPSTSLIIDPSSEFNALPSELFEGSDNSLLSHQSPPPSPSSSLDSAPLSHKIHGDEEEEEEDETGGDMFEDSELDEEIASWQQQQQQNLSLDPASSQQQNLSLDPSSSHQQNHYHTTTTTTLSQVVAPDPVIELLPLTTIPSGWIRKVIDVTPELQQSARNAPGGNEWRTMKVLYFNGAGMKFEGYQELEKYFARLGYSLSHPEIFDFETEINSFDNFRCNGDMGPKRQYDNLNNGDDDEKIHETGRKRRKIDPQQQIICLYEFIRRFKKEDGSELCENFIRVPKRRTDPGYYDVVTVPMDLLRIQQKLKTDEYETLDEFVSDFELVIKNSLAYYKNGTREYKDATDMEELFNKALEKILAGENPSDSLGTREEPHNEAGVLIEMLEDLLAVVMTAIDPFDPNRLVHIPFRLLPSQKRYPEYFKVINDPIDLKMIATKIQTTSYTTLSELEDDLIKMCRNAMTFNEPGSQIYRDAKQVLKLTKSKRYELEANKVARENRGSRSTRRITSKKRFSAEIAALNYEDSEEEEDGEEEEDDVTHQDDPLWDLYIHIRGFTTPSGVNLAEPFFTLPSKRELPDYYQTIMEPISLNMIRKKMKAGEYAQLVDLADDLNTMFENCKTYNRPDSRLFKEGQKLQKIMHAKLEELEAREDEEDEVEEDEEGESSRLDESGNSLEGRPRSQRANTRKRMRSLYNAVLNFKTEDELSLVGMFMEKPSKKDYPDYYEIITNPIDMSMIDAKIKTGVYKSEEDVIQDMKLMFINCRRYNEEGSDIYKDANLLEKVLVTKAREMGINAGPGRGRPRKKNLTLSQKLKILFETLRDYKDHKGRQLSLIFLRLPNLREFADYYETIKKPIDFEKISGKMKQNAYESVEEALRDFILMFDNACKYNEPDSQIYKDAITLQSLALKTVRGMTDESSASISKIPNIGLAVRDILRSIFYNTYEHADEDERRYSDSLGELPSYDEEGPGAKVSRPPMSLELIKRRVDKGFYKRLDVLQKDVFSAFDRARSLTRTDSQIFEDSVELHKFFIKSRDEVCQNGDILQSRALLYTEADFLKALEKLKKEKSATEEPSPPDYISPDDEDDGTRVSFNNQEYRAGDFVYIEEGIYLIESIQGETFTGNRFYRPSETYHVPTRKFIEHEVFQSDLRKTISFTEIVGKCWIMPIKDFLRYKPQGFDESDVYVCESRYNTRLRSFKKIYKNYWMIPDNLMLGMRQEPLQLKRVSEAEHPPLPEEIPLNPPPPNVVWNFPPGTALPQNPISDGGLTYFEQYTIPGPITLKRGDSVYVRAENGKNLIVQIDSMWTNAEGMAYFYGAWYVTPSEVPHNPTQMFYKREVFLSTISDINPLLSVVGKCCVMDASDYIIGRPTSYVETDVYVCESVFDETKRVIRSSLPNGGGLKRYEYSSLVTNDELFYFKKPILLQKEASPLLPKVNCEPSVDTEDSLDYRSLDSPDNDGSPYGRRSSKLTPKKIVTAYTLFSSEVRKQITEQNKDCSFGQISRMVGDKWRRLSDTEKQFYEYRAKKINDESAAKTLRDGSDDSPSSESFNNVSPTSTATKVALKSSVPQMNGNSLPPSTVIAACAVTNTVVKTTEPIFHSVPPRPQKLLHSEAYIKYIEGLTTDSSTISNWDKQLCASKDNTKTDEAKLPAHWLSDNGDHGTSLDALWALREFMMTDHLGLYKIC, encoded by the exons ATGTCTGCCCACTTGTTCAACGAGAGTGGGCAAATGCAAGAGGTAGAAATACCTGACATATTCGATGTCCTCGAAGGAGGGGAAGACGAAAATGCTGTCAAGTTTCTCCTGGGATTTTCAGGAGAAGAGGAAGGAACTGGAAGCACGCCTGGATCCAATGTGATTGTGACTCAAAATAATGTCGTTCTTCATCCAGCTCCTGCCAATCCCTCGGGAGGAGTCCTTGTCTCCCTTGCACCCAGTGCAGCAAGTGCAGTCATGAAAGGTAATGAAGAGGATGAGGACATGGTTGAAGCTCTGGCAGGGGTCACAGGTGGTGGTATTCGCAAAAGAGACACTTCTGGCCTACGAGCCATCTACTCTTGTGACTCTTGTGGAAAAAGCTTTACTACGAAATTCAATCTAAAGCGACACATAAACATGCATTGCCATAAATCCAAAGAGGCTGGTGTTCCCATTCAAGGACCTCCTTCCGCATCAGCTCCATCACGAAAAAAGTCCACAGGGACTCAGGGTCGACCCCCTGGTAGTACAAATCATCACAACAACCTCATTAAACCACTGAATCAAAATAACAATGACTCTACGAGTAACAAATCCGTGATAGACAAACTAGTTCATAATTTAACACCGGTTGTGCAAGAAAACCCATCTGTGGTGTCTCCTACTACAGTCCTCTCCCCTATTGTTACACAAGAGGTGTCCCAGGCTCAGCTCACGAATACGAACGTTATTAAAGTTCCTGGGCCCTCGGCCATTCAACTCCCTCAGCAACCCGTTCCCATCACCATCATGAATAACAATCATACCAAAATGAATGGATCCAACATCAGCAGTACTCCTTCGCATAATGGCTTAGACAATAGTCAATTAGTTAATGTTATAGCCAATACGAATCATTTACTACGTAACACTTCCATTCCAGCTATTGTTTCATCCATCACTATTAGTGGGGGTCCGAACAATGCAGTGGTGACCACAATCATTCCAACTGGTTTCAATACCATCTCCACCACATGCATGGCAAACACTGCTACTACTACCACTACATCCATGACTCCTGGAGTCGTTTCATCCTCTATTCCTTCTACCTCTCTAATCATTGATCCCTCTTCGGAGTTCAATGCTTTACCCTCAGAATTATTCGAAGGCTCGGATAATAGTTTATTATCCCATCAGTCCCCTCCCCCTTCACCTTCATCCAGTCTGGACTCTGCTCCTCTGTCCCATAAGATTCACGGCgatgaagaagaggaggaggaggatgAAACTGGTGGAGATATGTTTGAGGACTCTGAGCTGGATGAGGAAATTGCTTCTTGGCAGCAACAGCAGCAGCAAAACCTTTCTTTAGATCCTGCATCTAGTCAGCAGCAAAACCTCTCATTAGATCCTAGTTCTAGTCATCAACAAAACCACTACCATACCACCACTACGACCACGCTTTCACAGGTTGTTGCTCCTGATCCAGTAATTGAGCTTCTTCCACTCACAACCATTCCATCGGGGTGGATTCGAAAAGTCATAGACGTTACTCCAGAGCTTCAACAAAGTGCAAGAAATGCACCCGGCGGAAATGAGTGGAGAACCATGAAAGTACTCTACTTTAATGGAGCTGGAATGAAATTTGAGGGCTATCAAgagcttgaaaaatattttgcccgTTTGGGATATTCTCTCTCTCATCCTGAAATCTTCGATTTTGAAACGGAAATTAACTCTTTTGATAATTTTCGGT gtaaCGGCGATATGGGCCCAAAAAGACAATATGATAACTTGAATAATGGAgatgatgatgaaaaaatacacGAAACTGGTCGTAAAAGACGGAAAATAGATCCG CAACAACAGATAATATGCCTCTATGAATTTATACGACGCTTCAAAAAGGAAGATGGCTCAGAGCTTTGTGAAAATTTCATACGGGTCCCCAAAAGAAGAACAGATCCAGGCTACTATGATGTTGTGACTGTACCCATGGATCTCCTACGAATTCAACAAAAGCTGAAGACAGATGAATACGAAACACTCGATGAGTTTGTTTCGGATTTTGAACTAGTCATTAAAAACTCTTTGGcctattataaaaatggaaCTAGAGAGTATAAAGATGCAACTGACATGGAAGAACTTTTTAATAAAGCTCTAGAAAAAATACTGGCAGGGGAAAATCCATCCGACTCATTGGGAACAAGAGAAGAGCCGCACAATGAGGCTGGAGTCCTTATAGAAATGTTGGAGGATTTATTAGCTGTTGTCATGACCGCCATTGATCCATTTGATCCAAATCGTCTTGTTCATATACCTTTTCGACTTTTACCTTCTCAAAAG AGATATCCAGAATATTTTAAAGTCATTAATGATCCCATCGATTTAAAAATGATTGCAACCAAGATACAAACCACATCCTATACAACGCTTAGTGAACTAGaagatgatttaattaaaatgtgtcGTAATGCTATGACATTTAATGAACCAGGTTCTCAAATTTATCGAGATGCAAAACAAGTTCTTAAACTGACTAAAAGTAAACGCTATGAATTAGAGGCCAATAAGGTAGCACGAGAGAATCGTGGATCTCGTAGCACACGGAGAATAACTTCCAAAAAGAGATTTTCGGCTGAG ATTGCTGCTCTGAATTATGAGGATAGTGAAGAGGAGGAGGACGGAGAAGAAGAGGAAGATGATGTCACTCATCAAGACGATCCTCTATGGGATTTGTATATTCATATTAGGGGTTTTACAACACCATCTGGGGTTAACCTTGCCGAACCTTTCTTCACCCTTCCATCCAAAAGGGAACTGCCAGACTACTATCAAACCATTATGGAGCCTATTTCTTTGAATATg ATTCGTAAGAAAATGAAAGCTGGTGAATACGCTCAATTAGTCGACCTTGCTGATGATCTCAATACCATGTTTGAAAATTGCAAGACCTATAATCGGCCAGACTCACGCCTCTTTAAGGAAGgacaaaaacttcaaaaaataatgcatgCCAAATTAGAAGAATTAGAAGCTAGAGAGGACGAAGAGGACGAAGTTGAGGAGGATGAAGAAGGAGAATCATCCCGTCTTGATGAAAGTGGTAATTCTTTGGAAGGTCGACCACGTAGTCAAAGAGCAAACACGCGGAAAAGAATGAGGTCTCTTTATAATGCcgttttaaactttaaaacaGAGGATGAGTTGTCCCTTGTTGGCATGTTTATGGAAAAACCAAGTAAAAAGGATTATCCAGATTATTATGAAATCATTACAAATCCAATTGATATGAGTATGATTGATGCTAAAATTAAAACAGGTGTTTATAAATCTGAAGAGGATGTAATCCAGGATATGAAACTCATGTTTATTAACTGTAGAAGATATAATGAAGAAGGATCTGATATTTATAAGGATGcaaatttacttgaaaaagTTCTAGTCACAAAAGCTCGAGAAATGGGCATCAATGCAGGTCCTGGTCGAGGAAGACCTcgaaagaaaaatttaacacTTAGTCAAAAGTTAAAGATTCTTTTCGAAACCCTTAGAGATTATAAAGATCATAAAGGACGGCAGCTCTCTCTTATATTTCTTCGCCTGCCGAATCTAAGAGAGTTTGCCGACTATTATGAAACTATTAAAAAGCCAATCGATTTTGAAAAGATATCTgggaaaatgaaacaaaatgcTTATGAGTCTGTTGAAGAAGCACTAAGAGACTTTATTCTTATGTTTGACAATGCCTGTAAGTACAATGAACCTGACTCTCAAATATACAAGGATGCCATAACTTTGCAGTCCCTTGCACTTAAAACAGTTCGGGGTATGACAGATGAATCATCTGCATCAATATCCAAAATTCCTAACATTGGCTTAGCAGTGAGGGATATACTTAGaagtattttttacaatacCTATGAACATGCTGATGAAGATGAACGAAGGTATTCAGATTCTTTAGGTGAGCTTCCTAGTTATGATGAAGAAGGACCTGGAGCTAAGGTTTCGAGGCCTCCGATGAGCttagaattaattaaaagaagagtAGATAAAGGTTTTTATAAGAGACTAGATGTTCTCCAGAAAGATGTATTTTCAGCTTTTGACAGAGCAAGGAGTCTCACAAGAACGGATTCACAAATTTTTGAGGACTCTGTTGAGCTTcacaagttttttattaaatctagaGATGAAGTTTGCCAAAACGGTGACATTCTTCAGTCACGTGCACTTTTATATACTGAGGCTGACTTTTTAAAAGCactggaaaaattgaaaaaagaaaagtctGCAACTGAAGAGCCTTCACCACCTGATTATATATCTCCAGATGATGAGGACGATGGGACTCGTGTCTCTTTTAATAATCAAGAATATAGAGCAGGAGACTTTGTTTATATAGAAGAAGGTATTTACTTAATAGAATCAATTCAAGGGGAGACCTTTACTGGAAATCGTTTTTATCGACCCTCCGAGACTTATCATGTTcctactagaaaatttattgaGCATGAAGTCTTTCAAAGTGATTTGAGAAAAACGATATCCTTTACGGAAATTGTAGGGAAATGTTGGATCATGCCTATAAAGGACTTTCTACGTTATAAGCCACAAG gtTTTGATGAATCTGACGTTTACGTCTGTGAATCTCGATATAATACACGACTTCGATCCtttaagaaaatttacaaaaattattggatGATCCCTGACAATCTTATGTTGGGAATGCGGCAGGAGCCTCTTCAATTGAAGAGAGTCTCTGAAGCTGAACACCCCCCTCTTCCTGAAGAGATTCCTTTGAACCCTCCCCCTCCGAATGTTGTATGGAACTTTCCGCCTGGTACAGCTCTACCTCAAAACCCAATTTCTGATGGAGGGTTGACCTACTTTGAACAGTACACGATACCTGGACCCATTACGCTCAAAAGAGGTGACAGCGTTTATGTCAGAGCTGAAAACGGTAAAAACCTCATAGTACAAATCGATTCCATGTGGACCAATGCCGA GGGAATGGCCTATTTCTATGGGGCTTGGTACGTGACACCAAGTGAAGTACCTCATAACCCGACACAAATGTTCTATAAGAGAGAAGTCTTTCTATCAACAATTTCGGATATTAATCCCCTACTCTCAGTCGTTGGTAAATGCTGTGTTATGGATGCGAGCGATTATATCATTGGGCGTCCAACATCCTATGTAGAAACCGATGTCTATGTTTGTGAGTCCGTATTCGATGAAACCAAAAGGGTTATTAGGAGTTCTCTTCCAAATGGAGGTGGCCTTAAACGCTATGAATATTCCTCTTTAGTCACTAacgatgaattattttatttcaaaaaacctaTTTTGCTGCAAAAG GAAGCATCTCCCTTACTTCCGAAGGTTAATTGTGAACCAAGTGTAGACACTGAGGATTCACTTGACTATAGATCCTTGGATTCTCCTGATAACGATGGGTCGCCCTACGGTCGAAGATCTAGTAAATTAACGCCAAAGAAAATCGTTACTGCCTACACTCTTTTTTCGAGTGAGGTTCGGAAACAGATCACTGAACAAAATAAAGACTGTTCCTTCGGTCAAATTAGTCGAATGGTTGGGGACAAG tggagAAGGCTTTCAGACACGGAGAAACAGTTTTACGAGTATAGagccaaaaaaatcaatgatgaaAGTGCAGCAAAAACACTGAGGGATGGAAGTGATGATAG TCCTTCATCTGAGTCCTTCAACAATGTAAGCCCTACGTCAACAGCCACGAAGGTCGCTTTAAAGTCCTCTGTTCCACAAATGAATGGAAATTCCCTTCCTC CCTCCACCGTCATTGCGGCATGTGCAGTCACAAATACTGTCGTCAAAACAACGGAGCCCATTTTCCACAGCGTTCCACCTCGACCGCAGAAACTTCTTCATTCAGAAGCATATATTAA gtACATTGAAGGACTCACAACAGATAGTTCCACGATTTCCAACTGGGATAAACAACTCTGCGCCTCCAAGGATAACACGAAAACAGATGAAGCCAAGCTACCTGCTCATTGGCTCTCTGATAACGGGGATCATGGAACTTCCTTAGATGCACTATGGGCCCTTAGAGAATTCATGATGACGGACCATTTAGGTCTTTACAAAATATGCTAA